The following nucleotide sequence is from Leopardus geoffroyi isolate Oge1 chromosome D4, O.geoffroyi_Oge1_pat1.0, whole genome shotgun sequence.
aaacagactcttcagtattgagaacaaactgatggttaccagaagggaggtgagtgaagggatggatggaataggtgacagggattaaggagtgcacatgTTTTGATGAGCCCTAGGTGTTGCATGGAATTGAAAtacagtagtttcaggtgtacaatgtagttaACACTGCATGgcaactgtactggaattaaaataagaaatttaatttaaaaatcgtTATTTTACTAAATATACCTTATCTGTCTAAAAccttaaacaaatatatttaaaaaaatattagaactagAGATCTGAAAGTTCTTTTTATCCAAGCCTCTCGTTTTCCAGAAAAGCATGTTAAACTCTGAAAGGGGGAAGTAAGGGGAGGGATTAGAACCTAGATCTTTGAGGTTCTAGCATGAAACTCTAATTAttgcctttaatatttttatgtgtgtgattTTCGGCATATAACCCTGTTTATAACTGATGTAGTAAACATTTCCCAAACACAAACTACTGACTGGTTTATCCAAATATTCAGTCTTGACTTTACTATTAaaccacaacaaacaaacaaacaaacaaacaaacaaacaaaaagaaaaagaaaaaagagaacagactGTCAAAGATAGGAAACATTACCTGAGAATATCATAACTGGCAAAGTCCCACTGGTAGAGACCCAGCGCTGAACTACAGACAATGTATTTGCCATCAAAATGAAGTCTTGGCTGCAGGCAGATACTCCTATCCTCAGAGACAGACAATGTCTTCAAGCACTTGCAGTTAATTTCTCTCCCAATCGGCCAAATCTACAGATAAAAGAATATTAGACAAGATGACAAATCACATCACCATAGACAAGCTTACCCTTACACAATGCGGCCTATGGTTGCTGAAGGCAGTATAAAGTGAAGTACATGAGAAAGGCCACAAGTTTTATAGTTGAGAGGCATGGGTCCTAGTTCTGATGCTGCATGTATgtactgtgtgatcttgggtaaaatccgtaacctctctgaacctcagctcccACAATGAAGATGCCTATCacacaaaacaatttaaaaactgcaaaaaGAATGTATATAAGATCGCTCTGTAAACTCTttgcaaattgtttttattatacaaGTAAATCTGTTTTCATAGTGTAGAAGAAAGAATTGAAGTGGGTACAAGatgtgtggtttttatttttttaagtttacttattttgagagagagcgagcgagcgagcgagcaagcaagcacacaagctggggagaggcagagagaagaagagacagaatcccaagcaggctcagccgcgccccacgaaccgcgagatcatgacctgagccgagatcaagagtcagatgctcaaccgactaagccacccgggcgccctgagaTGTGTCTTAAGAAAACAGAATGTGaagataaatttgtgttttcttttttctttacttgcaAATCAGGGTTAGAAACTGCGTTGTACATAGAAATAACGAGCAATTCTCTTTCCAATGGGTTTAAGATGGCTTATACGAAGACATTCCTGCTTCCCTTAAAATATTCCCCCTGTGCTACaccattttaatttccttgtatTTGCCAGTTTTTCTTTGATGAGGCAAattaatgcaggaaaaaaaacctcacctTGATCTCATATTTGTCCGCACTTAAGAGTATGTAGTCTCCAGGGCTGTGCAAAAGAGACTTGACTTTACACTTCTGCAAAACCACCTAGAAATATAAACATCCATGTTACAGAAATATCCTTTTAAAACTGTTTctagattacttttttaaaaattaaaataggagaAAGAGCCCGAAATGAGATGGTACACTAGAACAGCTAAGCTGTAACTCTAGGACCAAGTTAGCCTCTAGTTAGTACAACCAGAGTCTCTGTATTTTCAGCAGGATCTAAAATTGTCTAATGATGGCAGCATTTAATTTCAACTTTAATCTGGAAGCAAACATGTGGAAtggttttaaaaactgtaaaatgtgaCCTCATAGAAAGTGTgaggaacaggaaagaaaacagtccGTAAACGTAGAAATAGTTACAAATAATCTGTATTCAGGAGCACGGGCATGTGCATTGTAAGGGAAAACGCACTGGACCTGGGACCAGAATCTGCCATATACTGACTCTGCAACCTTGGACAAGAGCGTCTAGCACCTTTgtttctcaatttcctcatctttaaaataggggACGAGGCATGTATTAGATCTCACAattgcaatgaaaatgaaataaaacaattagatgatgatgatgatgatgatgatgatgatgatgatgaaataAGAGCTAGCCATCCATTAGCGCTGGGGATAGTCTGTAGCCATTTAGGTGCCAGTTATTTTTGTAATAAGTCAGCACAAAGTGAGGAGGTGGCCAGGCTCACTTGTTCTGAAGCCCGGGTTGCAGACTCAACTGAAACACAGACCTACTAACCGCACGCACCCTGCTCGGTTCCGTCCCGTGACCTCACTCAGAATTCATAGGAACATTTAACAGATACAAGTCAGGCCCCGAAGGGAGGGGCAGCTTGTCTAAAACATCACGGTCAGCATCCTGGCCCCAACTCCAGTGTTTTTAACACCACACCAAACTGTCTTATGTAACTTTTCCACTGAAATATTCAATGTGCCCAATACAGAACTGTGGTAAAAGATACAGAACATAAAATGTCCTATCTCAACCATTTTAAGAGTCAAGTTCAGTGCTGTTACTGACCTTCTCACCAACTGCTCTCCTTCCAGCTCCACCTATTTCAGGTAAACACATTCACCCACCCGACCTGAAACCCACTGGACAtcagattctttcttctttgttccccAGGAGTCGGTACGTTCAGTTGGCTTTACCTTAAAGACATATCCTTCGTGTGTGTTCTTCTCTTTCTGAGCTGCCACCTCGGTCTGGGCCACAGGTATCTTTTGCTTAGATTATCGCAAACCCCTAACTGGCCTCGATGTGTCCACTGTGCCCGACCCCAACCCACTGTTCACTCAGCGGCTGTTTTCTCCCTGCTCAGAACACCCAACTGCTTCTTGCTACGTGTAGGACATGCACAATCCTTAACACGGCCAAGGAAGGCACACACGATGGCCATCTCTCCCACACCACCCCCAGCACAGCTCCACTGGCCTTCAGGTCATCAAATGGTCCAGGTTCTCTCCTGCCCAGGGCCTGGGCATACTCTGTGCACACGGAAACACTCCACTACTCTGTACACAGCTACCTCCGATTTCTTCGTATTTTGTCCCTTCTCAAAAAGCTCTCCCCTGAAAGAGTTTAGATACCTCCTAGCCTTCCTCACAGAACACTGCACTCTTTCCTTCATGGCACTTAACACAATTtgtaatcatatatttatttgtgaaattacTATTTAATAACTCTTTCTCCTACTGGGCTAACATCCATATCAAGCCTGGGTCTGCTTTGTTCACTCCTGTATCCTCCAGCCCTCACAGAAATGCCTGGTAAGCTCAGGAAAAGTGTTTCTGCATGACATTTTCATGATTAATATTGCACTTGATCCTCACGGCcatctttttttgaaaatgagtAAACACCACAATACTCTTTTAAggactttatacattttttctttgtcccacttcttgcaattattttttttttcatgaaaattgcttttctgattaaaaaatatgCTTATCCGAAAGGGAAAAAAGCACCCACAGTTCCTAAGTAATAACCACCTTCAACATTTCGGTGCATGAACATATTTATTCAGAAACTGGTATTCTAGTCTACAGTACAGTTTTACTGTGTTTGTTCCCTCTACCCACCAAATATATTGTGAGTATTTTTCCATGTCCGTaagtccattcatctgttaaactatttactgagtgcctcttACTTGCTGGTCACTGTCGTTGGCCATCACGCTTTGTGGGCGCACCTGCTCCGTCTTATGGCTCCCCTACCACTTACAAGGCAGCACCCAGCATCCTCCACCACAcccccagctccctcaccccctcAAAGCCTGATGTCAAGATTTCTCCTGTAAGTCTTCCTACCTTGGTGACCCATTCCGTGTGCCCGGTGAGCGTGTTCAGGCACGTCCCAGCAGATAAAGCCCATACTTTCACAGTGAAGTCTGCAGAGCCACTCACCAAGATATCCAGTTCATCATTGTAGTCAACGCTAAACACTAGTATATACAACATACACAGAGTTAAAACATGCCCAAGAGTCTTTTATAATAGAGTTCAATAACATTCATTCTCCCTAGCTGCTCAATTATATAATTTCTCAACCACAGACTGTTAAGAATGGTGCTACTCAGTTAagaattttatgataaaaaatacatCCAGTTCAAAATTCTTGTTATTATTATAGCTGATTATTCTAAGGCTGGAACGTCCCTGGAGTAATGCAATCTTTTATACTTGTGCTAGCTTTAAAGCGAGAGGTAAAAGCAGTACTGGAGATAATGGCATTTCCACTCAGGACTGCCTGCCTGATCCGACACAAAGCTAATCCAGCTTATGCAGGGAAAATAGGAACATAGGTGGCTCTGCTTAGATGCGCACTATTCGTTGCAGTGAGACTCAACTTCAAGAATCATACCCATAATCAAAAAAACAATACCCATAATCAAGAAAAGCCAGTGTAacgagaaaaacaaaagacacacaAGTATCTCAATGGTCAGACTAAACCATTCTCTCAAACGGTTTGAATTTCTTCACAGGTGTACCCCCAGCACCTAAAACAGCAAGTTTTAGCCTGAGTACAGCAAGTActcaaaacatttgttttcaaatgcCTGCCAAACTCTAAAGGAACACTGGGGACCCAGAGATGAAGGGCTTTTCCTTAAGGAACTCAGTCTAAGTGAGGGGTGAAGGAGGAagtccaaaaaaattaaatgtttacctCTTGCTAGGGAAACACCAAGGAGAATGACTAACTCTGCCCAGGGGTATCAGGGAAGACTTCAGGGAAGAGGCGATATTGGAGATGGgccctgaaggatgagtagagtttatcaagaaaagaaagagaatattgcaggtagagggaacagcaaaggCATGGAATTATGGAAAAGCCACAGCAATGTCCAGGGAACAGTAACGAGGAAATTTTTTAGAGCAGGGCTCTTGAAGTTGATCACCTGGAAGTCAATGTACATCTTGACACTATGGAACAGTATACTCAATTTAGTAAGTTCCATGCTAAACCATAGATTTTCCAATATTCATTTCCATAACAAACAAGTGGTAACAAATAAGCAGACTGAGGAAAAATGTGTAAGATGAAAAACAAAGTGGTGAAAAAATGGTCTTCAGGAGTAAAACAGCCAGGTTCACTTCAAAGTATTACTAAGCACCAAGACACAATACAAAGAACTCAGGACCTAAGGATGAACAAGACAGGTAGGACCCTGCCTTGCTGGCAGTATAGCCTGGTATATCAGACTTATTTGTATGATGAGTGTTAGGACAAAATACGGATTACTGGGAAACCTGTTCAGGGAGTCCGAGAAGACACTTAAGAGCACAGACTGTGACTCTCCAAGACTAGTGCAGTGGGtaaatgggggaaaggaagggagctGCTGCACAAGAGGCTGGGAAGCAGCTCAACATGATTTCTGCACAAAGCTCCAAAATACAATGCAACAGAGGTGGAAGCTCTGGTCTCGAGACTATATTCAAACGACCAATTTCTGTATACCAGGCCACTATAAAATTATTAGGAAAAATCAGGTAtctgtttcctttgtcttctctctaGGCACTGTTTGTTTTAATCAGTTGTCAACCAAGCTCCAATTCAATGTAAAGTGTGTAGCTCACACAATCTGAGAACCACTGTCACTGCAAAGGATGGTTAGCCCTGATTCTACAAATAAAGTAGACTGAATTTACAAGTGTAGGACTTACTCAATTTGGAAGTATGGAAGCtgataaaaagcaaaaaggaCGGACTGTTCAATGGAGTGTAAATGAAATAGGTAAGGAGAACTGCCCCCTCCCTGCATAAGGGTACAAAGAAGAGTTTTGAATGGGCCAAGGAAAagcaaaattcaggaaaaaattccaaataaggGTACCTTAAATAAAGGGATTAACTGCTGCTATTGAGaaaacagaggagggagaggcaggttaagttaaaaaacaaaaagggggtcATATTCTTGGCTTCCGGTTTTAAGGAATGAAGTTAAAGTAACTGTAGAAACCCCTGAAAAAGGGCAACCCACCCGCCCCTGTGTGCCCCCGGAAGTGCTGGGTCCTGGCTCCAGAACTCCATTCCCAGCAGGCCACAGTGTTGTCAAAGGAGCCTGTCACAAGCTTCTGCTCATCAAATTTCACTGCTGCACAAGTGTGGGTCTGGATACCATAAACGCACTGTCCTGTGCTCACATCCCACAGTTTTGCAGACAAGTCATCTGACCCTTcaagagaaaaacagggaggttagtaagaaaacaaacactaaaggCCAATCAATCCCCAAACCGTGGTATTCTTCAAGTAGAACCTCAAGGTCCCCTCCTCTAGCATTCCTACTTCATAGCTGAGAAAAGCAAAGCATGGAGAGGCTAATACAACTCATTCAGGGTCACCAAAATGGTGTTAACAGCACAGGGACTGAATGCAAGCTTTTTGGTTTTGTCCGTTTCCCTTAACCTGCCAGGCTACAAGAGGAGTGCTAGACTAAAGCATCCCTTGCTGCTTCTACTTGTAAAATTTCACAATCTTTGACCATCACGAGCTTTCTGATTTGAGCTTGAGATGAAGGGTATTACCTATGACTGCATGTATACATTTGCATGTCTATCCATGACCCACATCCCGAACAAATAAAGAATGCTGAAGAGTAAAGCTGTCCACTGGAACAGGTTCTACTCTAAGGGCAGTCAGGGAAAAGCCTCAGATCTCTCAGATCACAGGTTAACTTCTGCAAAGGCTAACTGCTAATTCTTTGAGCCATCCTGAAATGTGCAAAGCAACTTCTAAGAAAACCATGGATAAATTATCCCCAGACTTTCACAACTCAACACACTGAGCTTGTAAAGCCCCTTAAGATtctgcagaggggcgcctgggtggctcagtcggttaagcgtccaacttcggcttaggtcatgatctcacagtttgtgagttcgagtcccgcgtctggctctgtgctgacagctcggagcctggagcctgcttcgggttctgtgtctccctctctctgcctctcccccgctcacgctctgtctctctctgtctctcaaaaataaataaatgttaaaaaaaaaaaaaagattctgcagAAAAAGTAGGTTTTATTTCTATTCTGATGAAAATATACCAATCATGATAATTCAAGATTAGCTTTAATTATGTTTAAAGGTATAATGATTAAATCACGCTCACAATTTacctttataataaaaagtaataataagaatTGACAAAAGCATTTTGAGGACATAACAAATATAGTCACTATGACAAGGACACACTATGCAGGAAATCACCAAATGACTGGTTTTGGAAAGGatgaaatggctaaaatcaaccacAATTCTGCCTTTAAGGGTTGGTAAAGAGCCACTGTTCCAGACAATGGAAAAATAGCTACGACTTatgaaagaggcagagcatgaatttCAACTTGGACAAACCCTAGGAGAAATACAGTCTTCATTTTAGACTGTATTTGTTGTCCCTTTACTATGTAGAGACTCAGGTTCTTCCCTATAAAATAAGGGATGGGAATTGGTTGGTGGTTCTCAATGGTCATACGAGACATGAAAATCATCTGGAGAAGGGCACTGGgctgctcagttggtagagcaggtGACTCGTGAACTCAGTGGTGTAGGTTCAAGCctacaatgggtgtagagatgacttaagaACAAAAtctttgggtgggggggggggggggaagaatcaTCAGAGAAGCTTCATCAAACACCTATGTAGGGCCCTAGCTTCAGAGATTTTAATTTAGAACCTCTGAGGTGGGGCCTGATCATCTTAAAAGCTtgccaggtgattctaatgtatcAGCAATATTTTGAGAACCAATGATCTAGAACAGCACTCCAAGAGAAACAATACAAATCACGAATGCAATTTACATacgtaattaaaatttttctattatttactgtaaaaacaaatttagtaCAAATTTCATTAGCTCAATATATCGAAAATAttgttaatgaaatattttatacccTAAGTCTTTGATATCCACTGAGTATTTCCCATTTCACATCTCTGGACCAGCCACATCTCAAGAGCTCAAAAGCCTTATGGGGTCAGTGGCTAGTATACTGGACAGTGTGTCTAGATAATCTGAACTGTACAtttgaaaaatggttaaaatgataaatctaGGTGTTCCACAAATATGCCTTAGGAAACGGCATGATTAGCTCCTCAATCtagtatatattttaccacaatgtgataaaaacaaaccaaaaaaaaagggagagattatcctaatttttaaattaatttatagagGAAAATATTGGGCCACTCAGTTTTACGCCCTAGAGAAGCATCGGAGAATAACTTGGTTGATTTCAGTTCCATTTTCTAGTGGTACAAGTCTACTCTTAACTGCTAAGCCTTTAGGAGTCATTGTTCTCTGctcctttttggttttatttcaacCTTTCCTATAAGACTCCTGTTTGCTGCACTGAGTATACTCCAACGTGTTTTCAAGGAGGTCATCAATGACGCAGCCTAAAGATGAAAGGGGAGTAAATAAACGTAGActgtttttcattatataaaagaaaaaaaaaagccctctcaATTCAGAAGAGGTTGAAAACAATACTTTGATATAAAAAATTCCAGGGATGGGTATATAACAAACGTAAGCAGAAAACTGAGCTGTAACTCAAATGGAATAAACTATCGTATCCAGCAAGGTTTAAATATTTAACTGGTAGAATCAGATCTCAGCTCTCAACTGCCTCTTGGAGGCATGTGACTCTGATGACCAACTGAACAAACACTAGCCAGTGCCTCTTTCATACAGGCAATTTTCACTGCCCTTGAAACTCTCTTCCTCACCATTCTTCTTTACCTCTTCCCTAAGTACACTCTTCAAGGATCCATCCTAGGccccattcttttttcctctccgtGTCCTTTTGAAATTTCACTGTTATAGCCATAGCTGAAATGTCACTAACTCCTCAACCTTTTGCTCTAGCCCTGAGCTATTCCCCAAAGCTCTGATGTTACATTTCCAGAACCTTGTCGGAATCTCCATCACATCTGACTGCAATGAAGTtcatcccaggggcacctgggtggctcagtcagttaagcatctgacttgatttcagctcaggtcacaatctcacagtttgtgagatcaagccccacatcaggctctgcactgactgggGAGCCtgttagaattctctctctctctctgcccttcccttgcttgcactctctcttaaaaataaataaacttaaaaaaaaatttttttaaatttaattccaaaTTGAACTCCCTCTACCCGCTcaaatttattccttcatttcctATTCTTGGTAGCAGTACTACCACCTTCCCAGGTATTTTCCTCGCCACATACTCAGTCCATTGCTAAGTCTTGTTAATTCCATTTCAATGGCTGCTCTTCCATTTAactgctcctttaaaaaaatctctacccttcgggcacctgggtggctcagtgggttgagcatatgacttcagctcaggtcatgatcttgtagtttgtgagttcaagccctgcattgggctctctgctgtcagtacaaagcctgctccagatcctctgtcaccctctctctctgcccctgcctcacttgtgggcacgctccctctctctcaaaaataaataaaccttgggacgcctgggtggcttagtcagttaagtgtctgactgacttcagctcaggtcacaatcttacggtttgtgagtttgagccctacatcgggctctgtgctgggtcagagcctggaacccgcttaggattctgtgtctgcctctctctctctctctgcccctcccctactctgtctctctctcaaaaataaacataaaggggcgcctgggtggcgcagtcggttaagcgtccgacttcagccaggtcacgatctcgcggtccgtgagttcgagccccgcgtcgggctctgggctgatggctcggagcctggagcctgtttccgattctgtgtctccctctctctctgcacctccctgattcatgttctgtctctctctgtcccaaaaataaataaatgttgaaaaaaaaatttaaaaaaaaaaaataaataaataaataaacataaaaaaattaagtaaacaaacctcaaaaaaaaaaaaaaaaaaaaaactctacaccTACTATCCTAAATCTAGATCTACTCTTACCTAAAATGCAAAAGGCTAATACTTTAGTTTAGAAATTCTAGATCTGTCTATGTCAGAGGGTCTTCATATAAGTAGTGTCATCCTCCAAGGGAACATTTTAGAAATTTGCAGGGTGGTTTCAAGTGTCACAATGATTTtggaggcagtggggggggggggggggcggggggggggtctaaATTACCAGCCTCTACTGGGCAAAGACCAGAAATGCTAGACATTCTGCAATGTTTGGGACAGTGCACAAAAAGAATAGTCATGTATTCtgcatgacctttttttttttttaatgtttatttttgagagagagagagagagagagagagagagagagagagggagggagggaggggcagacatagaatctgaagcaggctccaggctctgagctgtcagcacagaggctgatgcagggacctgaaaccacgagatcatgacctgagctaaagctgaacacttaaccgactaagccacccaggcgcccatattcTGCATGACTTCTTAAAGATTCTGCCTGATTGCCTTAAAGGTTCTGCCTGTGACAAGTTTATTCTTAGTTGTCTGAGCCTTGGACCTGTTTTACAAAGCACCGAGTTTATTCTGAATTTACTATGAGTGTAACTACCAGGTAGACTGAGAAAAAATGTACTTTGCTTTGTTGGAGACTTTTCACCACTTGTGACCACATCACTGATGGTACAAATACAACTGTGCTATTTACAACTGTCATGTTCATGATGATAGTACATACACAGGTGCAAACATCTGATTACACTACGGTCTTCTAACACAGCTGTGCTTGAGCACAACACATTTAAtgtgcattattttaaattactgtcTTATTTCTCCTCTGGATCAGAGTTTAggtattatattgattttttgaaatatgtgtatgtacagGTAAgttatttctatgaatttgacttcaAGCTAAGAGAATATTGTAAAATACGTTACAAAAAGAGGACCTGGGGCCTGGCAGAAATAAGAAACACTGGTCTGCTTGGAGCAGAATGCTCTAGTCCTGGCCCGTTCTCTGCTCAGAAATCTTTCATAGTTTTTCTTATTGCTTACAGAAAACTGTCCAAACTCATATTCCCAATATTAAAGGTTTTTACAATACAGCTCAAGACAATTCTTCAGCTTATATTCTAAGAATCTCTTATAGAGTCCTTAATTATATACTGAGTTcagataaaaagaatttttattttcctcctataTGCTCCATGCTTAGCCCTTTCCATACCTTTGCTGGAAAGTGCTTATTCTCATCTCTCTAAAATCTACCCATTCTCCAAGATTCAACATAAACACCGCTCAATTTTTGCAAATGAAAGACATCACTCCTTCCTCTGAACAACTGATTTTTTACTCATACaattcaaatatgtcatttgacCGCATATCTTTTATAgctgttgtttttcttattcaacTGTAAGCCATGGTCACAATATGGCAGCGTGCAGGTTAAATATGACACaatcacaatatttttaaaatgtgaataatacttaaaaatcagtacactaaaaaaaaaaaaaatcaatcagaatATTGCACAAAA
It contains:
- the FBXW2 gene encoding F-box/WD repeat-containing protein 2 isoform X3 → MKQLEDHEAFETSSLIGHSARVYALYYKDGLLCTGSDDLSAKLWDVSTGQCVYGIQTHTCAAVKFDEQKLVTGSFDNTVACWEWSSGARTQHFRGHTGAVFSVDYNDELDILVSGSADFTVKVWALSAGTCLNTLTGHTEWVTKVVLQKCKVKSLLHSPGDYILLSADKYEIKIWPIGREINCKCLKTLSVSEDRSICLQPRLHFDGKYIVCSSALGLYQWDFASYDILRVIKTPEIANLALLGFGDIFALLFDNRYLYIMDLRTESLISRWPLPEYRKSKRGSSFLAGEASWLNGLDGHNDTGLVFATSMPDHSIHLVLWKEHG